In the genome of Candidatus Reidiella endopervernicosa, one region contains:
- the gmhB gene encoding D-glycero-beta-D-manno-heptose 1,7-bisphosphate 7-phosphatase — protein MVKLVILDRDGVINEDSDDFIKTPDEWVPIPGSLEAIARLNSAGYRVVVITNQSGIARGLFDTETLISIHDKMHNLLAEMGGEVEAVLFCPHGPKDDCSCRKPRGGMFKQLASRLGIDLNGVPAVGDSGRDLEAAASAGALPVLVRSGKGERTLASGISLEAIPLFENLAAFVDSYLAEEG, from the coding sequence TTGGTAAAACTGGTCATCCTTGATCGCGACGGTGTCATCAATGAGGACTCCGACGACTTCATCAAAACCCCCGATGAGTGGGTTCCGATCCCCGGCAGTCTCGAGGCGATCGCACGACTCAATAGTGCCGGTTATCGCGTGGTAGTGATTACTAACCAGTCAGGCATCGCTCGCGGGCTGTTCGATACCGAAACCCTGATCTCGATCCACGACAAGATGCATAACCTGCTCGCCGAAATGGGGGGTGAGGTTGAGGCAGTTCTCTTCTGTCCCCACGGGCCCAAGGATGATTGTAGCTGTCGAAAACCAAGGGGGGGTATGTTCAAACAGCTAGCTTCTCGTCTCGGTATCGATCTGAACGGGGTACCTGCTGTCGGTGACTCCGGACGCGATCTTGAGGCCGCCGCCTCTGCTGGTGCACTCCCTGTCCTTGTCCGCAGTGGTAAAGGTGAACGAACCCTGGCATCTGGTATCTCGCTTGAAGCAATCCCGCTGTTCGAAAATCTGGCGGCCTTTGTCGATTCCTATCTAGCTGAGGAGGGCTAA
- a CDS encoding nucleoside triphosphate pyrophosphohydrolase family protein has product MSDRDSYKEMLAAVQSFHDKHDFKNTGGEDLPYRVALMAEELGEISACVTKGKSIEDLAEECSDLLILVMGTAIAEDFDLSSAFWKKMDKLMKREAKMINGRIRVSEFRDQ; this is encoded by the coding sequence ATGAGTGATCGTGATTCTTATAAAGAGATGCTAGCTGCGGTACAGTCGTTCCACGACAAACACGACTTCAAAAACACCGGTGGTGAGGATCTACCCTACCGCGTGGCGCTGATGGCCGAGGAGCTGGGTGAGATCTCTGCCTGTGTCACTAAAGGTAAATCGATCGAGGATCTCGCCGAGGAGTGTTCCGATCTATTGATTCTGGTCATGGGCACTGCCATCGCTGAGGATTTCGATCTCAGCTCGGCCTTCTGGAAGAAGATGGACAAGTTGATGAAACGCGAGGCGAAGATGATCAACGGCCGCATCCGTGTTTCTGAATTCAGGGATCAATAA
- the glyS gene encoding glycine--tRNA ligase subunit beta → MSTSNDLLIEIGTEELPPKALKRLIDAFERGVTEGLKGASLSYGEIKAYAAPRRLALLIAELQGAQADRQVERRGPAVAAAFDDEGNPSKAAQGFARSCSVEVDQLEKQETKKGAWLVHRATETGRATPELIPAIIEEALAKLPIPKRMRWGSLDVEFVRPVHWLVLLFGDEVIDAEILGAKSGRESHGHRFHHPDTLYLGEPAAYAPLLETEGHVIADYATRREAIRAQVMKTAEELGGKAIIDDGLLEEVTALVEWPVAVSGSFEERFLEVPAESLISSMQDHQKYFPVVNEDGQLMPHFITISNIESQDVEQVRAGNERVIRPRLSDAEFFWNQDRKQPLSAHQESLKTVVFQKQLGTLFEKSERVAAVSTYLAGLLGVDSDQARQAALISKCDLMTNMVYEFTDLQGIMGRYYANHDGLPESVANAMDEQYMPRQAGDQLPAGSVGQVLAIADRVDTMLGIFAIGQKPTGTKDPFALRRAALGLLRIIIERGLDIDLHELLKVSAEQLCGKVDKAADAVDETLDYMLERLKAYYGDQGISSDVIEAVLACRPTRPLDFDRRIRAVSAFRNLTEAESLAAANKRIGNILKKSNEQIPESVDAAVLSETAEQALAGELNRLHSDVLPLFESGDYEGALTQLAALREPVDTFFDNVMVNAEDELLRKNRLALLRQINQLFLRVADISLLQG, encoded by the coding sequence ATGAGCACAAGCAACGACCTGCTGATCGAAATCGGCACAGAGGAGCTGCCGCCCAAGGCGCTCAAACGTCTCATTGATGCTTTTGAACGTGGCGTCACAGAAGGGCTCAAGGGTGCCTCTCTTAGCTATGGCGAGATCAAGGCCTACGCTGCACCACGGCGTCTGGCGTTGTTGATTGCGGAACTGCAGGGTGCACAGGCCGACCGTCAGGTTGAACGTCGCGGTCCAGCCGTTGCGGCTGCCTTTGATGATGAGGGCAATCCAAGCAAGGCGGCCCAGGGTTTCGCCCGCTCCTGTAGTGTTGAAGTGGATCAGCTTGAGAAACAGGAGACCAAAAAGGGTGCCTGGCTTGTCCATCGTGCTACCGAGACAGGCCGAGCCACCCCTGAGCTAATTCCTGCCATTATCGAGGAGGCGCTGGCCAAGCTGCCGATCCCAAAACGTATGCGCTGGGGCAGCCTCGATGTCGAGTTTGTTCGCCCTGTCCACTGGCTGGTACTGCTCTTTGGTGATGAAGTCATCGACGCTGAGATCCTCGGTGCCAAATCGGGTCGAGAGAGCCATGGCCACCGCTTCCACCACCCCGATACCCTCTATCTCGGTGAACCAGCGGCCTATGCGCCACTACTCGAGACCGAGGGGCATGTGATCGCCGACTACGCCACACGTCGTGAGGCTATTCGCGCCCAGGTAATGAAGACCGCTGAGGAACTCGGTGGCAAGGCGATTATTGATGATGGTCTACTCGAAGAGGTCACCGCGCTGGTCGAGTGGCCGGTCGCAGTGAGTGGTTCCTTCGAAGAACGCTTCCTTGAGGTACCTGCCGAGTCGCTAATCTCCTCCATGCAGGATCATCAGAAGTACTTCCCTGTGGTTAACGAGGACGGCCAACTGATGCCGCACTTTATTACCATCTCCAATATTGAGAGTCAGGATGTCGAGCAGGTACGCGCCGGTAACGAGCGCGTTATTCGCCCACGCCTCTCCGATGCCGAGTTCTTCTGGAATCAGGATCGAAAACAGCCGCTCAGCGCCCACCAGGAGAGCCTCAAAACGGTGGTGTTCCAGAAACAGCTCGGCACCCTGTTCGAGAAGAGCGAACGTGTCGCAGCCGTCTCAACCTATCTTGCCGGTCTACTCGGTGTCGATAGTGATCAGGCTCGTCAGGCCGCACTGATTTCCAAGTGCGACCTGATGACCAACATGGTCTACGAATTTACCGATCTGCAGGGCATCATGGGACGTTATTACGCCAACCATGATGGTCTGCCAGAGTCGGTAGCCAATGCGATGGACGAGCAGTACATGCCACGTCAGGCGGGCGATCAGTTACCGGCGGGAAGTGTTGGTCAGGTACTCGCCATCGCCGACCGCGTCGATACCATGCTCGGTATCTTTGCCATCGGACAAAAGCCTACCGGTACCAAGGATCCCTTTGCCCTGCGCCGTGCAGCACTCGGGCTGCTACGAATCATCATTGAGCGTGGCCTCGATATTGATCTGCATGAGTTACTCAAGGTTAGCGCCGAACAGCTTTGCGGTAAGGTTGATAAGGCCGCCGATGCCGTCGATGAAACACTCGACTACATGCTCGAACGACTCAAGGCCTATTATGGTGATCAGGGTATTAGCAGCGATGTGATCGAGGCGGTACTCGCCTGTCGTCCCACCCGTCCACTTGATTTCGATCGTCGTATCCGCGCCGTATCCGCCTTCCGTAATCTAACCGAGGCGGAGAGTCTTGCAGCGGCCAACAAACGCATCGGCAATATACTCAAGAAGAGTAATGAGCAGATACCAGAAAGTGTCGATGCGGCTGTGCTCAGTGAGACGGCGGAACAGGCGCTGGCTGGAGAGCTGAACAGACTCCATAGCGATGTACTGCCGCTTTTTGAGAGTGGTGACTACGAGGGGGCTCTGACCCAACTCGCCGCGCTGCGTGAGCCGGTCGATACCTTCTTCGATAACGTTATGGTCAACGCCGAGGATGAGCTGCTACGTAAGAACCGTCTGGCACTATTGCGCCAGATTAACCAGCTCTTCCTGCGCGTTGCCGATATCTCACTACTACAGGGGTAG
- the glyQ gene encoding glycine--tRNA ligase subunit alpha, which yields MADTSPHHDVTTFQGLILALQEYWAAQGCVILQPLDMEVGAGTFHPATFLRSIGPEPWATAYVQPSRRPTDGRYGENPNRLQHYYQFQVIIKPSPLDIQELYLGSLKSLGIDPLVHDIRFVEDNWESPTLGAWGLGWEVWLNGMEVTQFTYFQQVGGLDCKPVTGEITYGLERIAMYLQGVESVYDLTWTHNGPAGRVSYGDVFHQNEVEQSTYNFEHADTEVLFKAFDNCESESNKLIEAGLPLPAYEQVLKASHAFNLLDARHAISVTERQRFILRVRALARAVAQSYYEAREKLGFPMLKGGEA from the coding sequence ATGGCGGACACATCACCGCATCACGACGTCACCACCTTTCAGGGGTTGATCCTCGCACTGCAGGAGTATTGGGCAGCCCAAGGCTGTGTCATTCTGCAGCCACTCGATATGGAGGTCGGTGCCGGTACCTTCCACCCCGCCACCTTCCTACGTTCCATCGGCCCCGAGCCGTGGGCAACCGCCTATGTGCAGCCATCTCGACGTCCTACCGATGGTCGCTACGGAGAGAACCCCAATCGTCTGCAGCACTACTACCAGTTCCAGGTAATTATCAAACCCTCACCGCTCGATATTCAGGAACTCTACCTCGGCTCGCTGAAGTCGCTCGGTATCGATCCGCTGGTGCACGACATCCGCTTTGTCGAGGATAACTGGGAGTCCCCTACCCTCGGTGCCTGGGGACTCGGTTGGGAGGTATGGCTCAACGGCATGGAAGTGACTCAGTTCACCTACTTCCAGCAGGTCGGTGGGCTCGACTGCAAACCGGTGACCGGTGAGATCACCTACGGTCTGGAACGTATTGCGATGTATCTACAGGGTGTCGAAAGTGTCTACGATCTCACCTGGACCCACAACGGCCCCGCTGGTCGGGTCAGCTACGGTGATGTCTTCCACCAGAACGAGGTGGAGCAGTCGACCTACAACTTCGAACACGCCGATACCGAGGTACTGTTCAAGGCATTCGATAACTGCGAGAGCGAGAGCAACAAATTGATCGAAGCCGGTCTTCCGCTGCCCGCTTACGAACAGGTACTCAAGGCGTCTCACGCATTCAACCTGCTTGATGCCCGCCACGCCATTTCGGTGACAGAACGACAGCGCTTTATTCTACGCGTGCGAGCCCTGGCGCGTGCCGTTGCACAGTCCTACTACGAGGCGCGAGAGAAGCTCGGCTTCCCGATGTTGAAAGGGGGTGAGGCATGA
- a CDS encoding tRNA (5-methylaminomethyl-2-thiouridylate)-methyltransferase, which produces MNRQPKAVALISGGLDSLLAAKVMLEQGVHVEGINFFTGFCVEGHTHAIRKKDRNKPKRNNALWSAEQLGIKLHIIDIIEPYKDVLLNPKHGYGANMNPCLDCKIFMVQKAKEWAEENGFDFIITGEVIGQRPMSQRKDTMPVVARESGADDRLLRPLCAKNLPATLPEREGWVDRDKLYDFSGRNRKPQMALAKQFGFEDYASPAGGCCFLTDENYSRKLIDLWEGRGNREYEMDDIMLLKVGRHIRPRANFKLIVGREEGENRFLEGYRKQFVSIHPVSHRGPLVLVDGDVSDEDLDYAARIAARFSQGRDADAVDVVIVMPDGTERPTNVAPLPSEDLKQEWYV; this is translated from the coding sequence ATGAATAGACAACCCAAAGCCGTCGCCCTCATCTCCGGTGGACTCGACTCACTGCTCGCCGCCAAGGTGATGCTTGAGCAGGGGGTCCATGTCGAGGGGATCAACTTCTTCACCGGCTTCTGTGTCGAGGGTCATACCCATGCGATCCGCAAGAAGGATCGCAACAAACCGAAGCGCAACAATGCACTCTGGTCGGCCGAGCAGCTCGGTATCAAACTCCACATTATCGATATCATCGAGCCCTACAAGGATGTGCTTCTCAACCCCAAGCACGGCTATGGCGCCAACATGAATCCCTGTCTCGACTGCAAGATATTCATGGTGCAGAAGGCAAAGGAGTGGGCTGAGGAGAACGGCTTCGATTTCATTATTACCGGCGAGGTGATCGGTCAGCGACCGATGTCTCAGCGCAAGGATACGATGCCGGTGGTGGCGCGCGAGTCGGGTGCCGATGATCGTCTACTACGTCCCCTTTGTGCGAAGAATCTCCCAGCAACCCTGCCAGAGCGTGAGGGGTGGGTTGATCGCGACAAGCTCTACGACTTCTCCGGGCGCAATCGCAAACCACAGATGGCACTGGCCAAGCAGTTCGGTTTTGAGGACTACGCCTCACCTGCTGGCGGCTGCTGTTTCCTCACCGATGAAAACTACTCACGCAAGCTGATCGATTTGTGGGAAGGCCGCGGCAACCGTGAATATGAGATGGATGACATCATGCTGCTCAAGGTGGGTCGTCATATCCGCCCTCGTGCCAACTTCAAGTTGATTGTCGGCCGCGAGGAGGGGGAGAACCGTTTCCTCGAGGGGTATCGCAAGCAGTTTGTTTCGATCCACCCGGTCAGCCATCGCGGTCCGCTGGTTCTGGTTGATGGTGATGTCTCTGATGAAGATCTCGACTATGCGGCCCGCATTGCGGCGCGTTTTAGTCAGGGGCGTGATGCAGATGCCGTGGATGTGGTGATTGTGATGCCTGATGGTACGGAGCGACCGACCAATGTTGCACCACTCCCCAGCGAGGATCTGAAACAGGAGTGGTACGTTTGA
- a CDS encoding sulfurtransferase TusA family protein, translated as MSHHHLDARRLFCPMPVIRAQDAIKNLKPGDTLEVVSTDHGALNDVPAWCRINGHRVVEQRDEGDEVVIIIEVGSE; from the coding sequence TTGAGTCATCACCATCTCGATGCACGTCGCCTCTTCTGTCCGATGCCGGTGATTAGAGCGCAGGATGCGATCAAGAATCTCAAACCGGGTGATACGCTGGAGGTGGTCTCGACCGACCACGGTGCGTTGAATGATGTGCCAGCCTGGTGCAGGATCAACGGTCACAGGGTGGTTGAACAGCGCGATGAGGGAGATGAGGTTGTGATTATCATAGAGGTTGGTAGCGAGTAG
- a CDS encoding cation diffusion facilitator family transporter: MSGHHHTEPTGDTHSERYLETRRVTLIGTAIDLILGVIKIIFGFTANSQALIADGFHSLSDLVTDFMVIYAAKHASKGADEEHPYGHGRIETLATVALGGALILVAIGISWDAIERLLHPESLMVPGMLALIVAAISVLAKEWIYHYTMAVAKRLRSKMLQANAWHSRSDAISSIVVVIGVGGTMAGFTYLDAVAAVIVGLMIAKIGWDLAWSSAHELIDTGLDTEQVEGIREAIMNVDGVSTLHMLRTRLMGGEALVDVHILVDPYISVSEGHQIGETMRRMLIDDFEEISDVMVHIDPEDDEGGAPCLGLPLREKVLQQLRDEWGHIPASTQIEAEVLHYIDGAVSVELLLPLSVLEGDVGHSEQLAAQFSLVAEGVEGIREIKLRFC; this comes from the coding sequence ATGAGCGGACACCACCACACTGAACCGACGGGCGATACTCATAGCGAACGCTATCTTGAGACGCGCCGTGTCACCTTGATCGGTACAGCGATCGATCTGATTCTCGGTGTCATCAAGATCATCTTCGGCTTTACCGCCAACTCCCAGGCACTGATTGCCGACGGCTTCCACTCACTCTCAGATCTGGTCACCGATTTCATGGTGATCTATGCAGCGAAACACGCCAGTAAGGGTGCCGATGAGGAGCACCCCTACGGCCACGGTCGCATCGAAACACTTGCGACGGTGGCGCTGGGTGGCGCACTGATTCTGGTGGCTATTGGCATCTCATGGGATGCGATTGAACGACTACTTCACCCTGAATCACTAATGGTTCCCGGTATGTTAGCGCTGATTGTTGCCGCCATCTCAGTATTGGCCAAGGAGTGGATCTACCACTACACAATGGCGGTAGCAAAACGGCTACGCTCCAAAATGTTGCAGGCCAACGCCTGGCACAGCCGCTCAGATGCTATCTCTTCGATTGTGGTAGTGATTGGTGTCGGTGGCACCATGGCCGGTTTTACCTATCTTGACGCCGTTGCGGCAGTAATTGTCGGTCTGATGATCGCCAAGATTGGTTGGGACCTCGCCTGGAGCAGCGCCCATGAACTGATCGATACCGGGCTTGATACCGAGCAGGTAGAAGGTATTCGCGAGGCGATCATGAATGTGGATGGTGTCAGCACCCTGCACATGTTGCGGACCCGATTGATGGGAGGAGAGGCGCTGGTCGACGTGCATATTTTGGTCGATCCCTATATCAGCGTTTCTGAAGGTCATCAGATTGGTGAGACGATGCGGCGCATGCTGATTGATGATTTTGAAGAGATCAGCGATGTGATGGTGCATATCGATCCCGAGGATGATGAGGGCGGCGCGCCTTGCCTTGGTCTGCCGCTTCGTGAGAAAGTGCTGCAGCAATTGCGCGATGAGTGGGGTCATATTCCCGCTTCTACTCAGATCGAAGCTGAGGTGCTCCACTATATAGATGGTGCAGTATCGGTTGAGTTGCTGCTTCCCCTCTCGGTGCTTGAGGGTGATGTTGGACACTCTGAACAGCTCGCTGCACAGTTCAGCCTTGTAGCTGAAGGGGTTGAAGGCATTCGGGAGATCAAACTTCGCTTTTGTTAG
- the glnA gene encoding glutamate--ammonia ligase, translating into MSATKVLKMIKDNGVKFVDLRFTDTKGKQQHVTMPVSQVDTKMFKEGKMFDGSSISGWKGINESDMILMPDSTTAILDPFMDELTMIITCDILEPATMQGYERDPRSVAKRAEAYLKSTGIADSALFGPENEFFILDDVRWGSDLSGSFVKIDSEEASWNTEKVYSDGNMGHRPTVKGGYFPVPPVDSMQDLRSAMCLALEEVGQVVEVHHHEVATAGQNEIGCGANTLVNKSDEVQMLKYVIQNVAHAYGKSATFMPKPIVGDNGSGMHVHMSLSKKGKNLFSGNKYGGLSDMALYYIGGVIKHAKALNAFTNSSTNSYKRLVPGFEAPVMLAYSARNRSASIRIPYVMNPKGRRIEVRFPDSTANPYLCFAALMMAGLDGIQNKIHPGDAMDKDLYDLPAEEAAEIPTVCHSLDQALEALDDDREFLTAGGVFTDDMIDGFIGLKMEEVTRMRMTTHPVEFDMYYSL; encoded by the coding sequence ATGTCAGCAACCAAAGTCTTGAAGATGATCAAGGATAACGGTGTAAAGTTTGTCGATCTTCGTTTTACCGATACCAAGGGTAAGCAGCAGCATGTCACCATGCCTGTTAGCCAGGTTGATACGAAGATGTTCAAAGAGGGCAAGATGTTTGACGGCTCTTCCATCTCTGGTTGGAAGGGTATCAACGAGTCCGACATGATCCTCATGCCCGATTCAACCACTGCCATCCTCGATCCTTTCATGGACGAGCTGACCATGATCATCACCTGTGACATTCTCGAGCCTGCCACCATGCAGGGTTACGAGCGTGATCCCCGCTCTGTCGCCAAGCGCGCTGAGGCCTACCTGAAGTCTACCGGCATTGCCGATAGCGCTCTGTTCGGTCCTGAGAACGAGTTCTTCATCCTCGATGATGTGCGTTGGGGTTCTGACCTCTCCGGTAGCTTCGTCAAGATCGACTCTGAAGAGGCCTCATGGAACACCGAGAAGGTCTACTCTGACGGCAACATGGGTCACCGTCCTACCGTTAAGGGTGGTTACTTCCCCGTTCCTCCTGTCGACTCCATGCAGGATCTGCGCTCTGCCATGTGTCTGGCTCTTGAAGAAGTGGGTCAGGTTGTTGAGGTTCACCATCACGAGGTTGCAACCGCAGGTCAGAATGAGATTGGCTGTGGTGCCAACACCCTGGTCAACAAGTCTGACGAAGTTCAGATGCTGAAATATGTCATCCAGAACGTGGCGCATGCCTATGGCAAGAGCGCGACCTTCATGCCTAAGCCAATCGTTGGTGACAACGGTAGTGGTATGCACGTTCACATGTCACTGTCGAAGAAGGGTAAGAATCTCTTCAGTGGTAACAAGTACGGCGGTCTCTCAGATATGGCCCTCTACTACATTGGCGGTGTCATTAAGCACGCTAAGGCGCTGAACGCATTCACCAACTCTTCAACCAACTCCTACAAGCGTCTCGTTCCAGGTTTTGAGGCTCCTGTAATGCTGGCCTACTCAGCACGTAACCGTTCTGCTTCAATCCGTATTCCTTACGTGATGAATCCGAAGGGTCGTCGCATTGAAGTACGTTTCCCTGACTCGACTGCTAACCCATACCTCTGCTTCGCAGCACTGATGATGGCGGGCCTCGACGGTATCCAGAACAAGATCCACCCTGGCGATGCTATGGATAAGGACCTCTATGACCTGCCTGCAGAAGAGGCGGCTGAGATCCCAACCGTATGTCACTCACTGGATCAGGCACTTGAGGCACTCGATGATGACCGTGAATTCCTCACCGCCGGTGGTGTATTCACTGACGATATGATCGACGGCTTTATCGGCCTGAAGATGGAAGAGGTTACACGCATGCGTATGACCACCCATCCGGTTGAGTTTGATATGTACTACAGCCTCTAA
- a CDS encoding DUF4124 domain-containing protein produces the protein MLLFILVVVAPSGSAEIYKYVDEQGNLIYSDRAPQGVEQLELPDIQLYSHPPLPEASKQADVEGESDGIETNYSQIRITSPGSEETVRDNSGNLSVAVSLEPALNLEAGDTLTLLMDGAVVSEGQTSSSIQLSGIDRGAHTLTASVVSKSGATRISSSSVRFYLMRASINFRKPKAQP, from the coding sequence TTGTTACTATTTATTTTGGTCGTGGTGGCACCCAGTGGCTCCGCCGAAATCTACAAATATGTCGATGAGCAGGGCAATCTCATCTACAGCGACCGCGCGCCACAGGGAGTCGAGCAACTCGAGCTTCCCGATATCCAGCTCTATAGTCATCCACCCCTACCCGAGGCCTCAAAACAGGCAGATGTTGAGGGTGAATCTGATGGAATAGAGACGAACTACAGTCAGATACGTATCACCTCCCCAGGCAGTGAAGAGACCGTTCGTGACAACAGTGGCAACCTCTCCGTAGCGGTTAGTCTAGAACCGGCACTAAATCTTGAGGCGGGGGATACCCTAACGCTATTAATGGATGGTGCGGTGGTGAGTGAGGGACAGACGAGCAGTAGTATCCAACTTAGTGGTATTGATCGTGGCGCTCATACTCTGACTGCATCAGTCGTTAGTAAAAGTGGTGCTACTCGAATTTCGAGTAGCAGTGTCAGATTTTATCTGATGCGCGCATCGATAAACTTTCGAAAGCCTAAAGCACAACCGTAG
- a CDS encoding alpha/beta hydrolase has translation MTFQIPTIREPQQSAEYTIIWLHGLGANHSDMVLLADALELSDRYAIRTLFPDAPYRAVTMNGGYEMRAWFDVISKEPKVVQSLEHVEESQRYLNSLIETEIAKGIPCEHIYLAGFSQGGAIALYTSLRSKQRLGGVIALSTYLPFREQIDSERASENRNSPIFYAHGTEDSIIPYAAAELTREKLTALNYSIDWHSYEMGHSVSNEEIEDLREWFIERLI, from the coding sequence ATGACCTTTCAAATTCCCACCATCAGAGAGCCTCAACAGTCCGCCGAATACACCATCATCTGGCTACACGGACTGGGTGCAAACCACAGCGATATGGTGCTACTTGCTGATGCGCTAGAACTCTCGGATCGATACGCGATACGCACCCTGTTTCCTGATGCGCCCTATCGCGCCGTTACCATGAACGGTGGATATGAGATGCGTGCATGGTTCGATGTCATCAGTAAAGAGCCTAAGGTCGTTCAGTCACTGGAACATGTCGAAGAATCACAGCGTTATCTCAATAGCTTGATCGAAACAGAGATTGCCAAAGGTATACCGTGCGAGCATATCTATCTCGCTGGATTTTCGCAGGGTGGTGCCATCGCCCTCTATACATCACTTCGTTCAAAGCAACGACTCGGCGGTGTCATTGCCCTCTCCACCTACCTTCCCTTCCGTGAACAGATCGACTCTGAACGAGCTTCCGAGAACCGTAATTCACCTATCTTCTATGCTCACGGTACAGAGGACTCCATTATTCCCTATGCTGCCGCAGAACTGACACGCGAGAAGCTCACGGCACTCAACTACAGCATCGATTGGCACAGTTATGAGATGGGGCACAGCGTCAGCAACGAAGAGATCGAAGATCTGCGTGAATGGTTTATTGAACGATTAATCTAA
- the soxZ gene encoding thiosulfate oxidation carrier complex protein SoxZ, which translates to MAKTIKARAKLSGETTTVKALFTHIMETGLRKDKKTGKVIPAHFIQEVTCSHGGNTVLTALWGPAVSKNPYLSFKFKGAAKGDKLTISWVDNKGGSDSVETAIK; encoded by the coding sequence ATGGCTAAGACAATCAAGGCACGCGCTAAGCTCAGCGGCGAGACCACCACCGTAAAGGCGCTCTTTACCCACATCATGGAGACCGGTCTGCGTAAAGACAAAAAGACCGGCAAGGTAATTCCTGCTCACTTTATTCAGGAAGTCACCTGCAGCCACGGCGGTAATACCGTACTGACTGCACTGTGGGGACCGGCGGTCTCTAAGAACCCCTACCTGTCGTTCAAGTTCAAGGGCGCAGCTAAGGGTGACAAGCTGACCATCAGCTGGGTCGACAACAAGGGCGGTTCCGACTCTGTCGAGACGGCTATCAAGTAG
- the soxY gene encoding thiosulfate oxidation carrier protein SoxY, which produces MNNQRRTFLKGSLAAGTVGVAVGAGLLAPRAVMAAWPKAAFEANDFGAAISGVAGSSDAADSGDVKIKAPDIAENGAVVPITVSTSLPNVESITILSANNNTPLSASFNLSASAEGFVSTRIKMGKTSDVVAVVKSGGKLFKSSKNVKVTIGGCGG; this is translated from the coding sequence ATGAATAATCAGCGTAGAACATTTCTCAAGGGCAGTCTGGCCGCCGGCACCGTGGGTGTCGCTGTAGGCGCTGGCCTGCTCGCCCCCCGTGCCGTCATGGCTGCATGGCCCAAGGCCGCTTTTGAAGCCAACGATTTCGGTGCGGCCATCTCTGGCGTCGCCGGTTCATCTGACGCCGCCGATAGCGGTGATGTGAAGATCAAGGCACCTGACATCGCTGAGAATGGCGCTGTGGTTCCGATCACCGTCTCCACCTCTCTCCCCAACGTTGAATCGATCACCATCCTTTCAGCCAACAACAACACTCCGCTCTCTGCCAGTTTCAACCTGTCAGCCAGTGCCGAGGGTTTTGTCTCCACCCGTATCAAGATGGGTAAGACCTCTGATGTTGTCGCCGTCGTTAAATCCGGTGGCAAGCTCTTTAAGAGCAGCAAGAACGTCAAGGTCACCATCGGCGGTTGTGGCGGCTGA
- the lptM gene encoding LPS translocon maturation chaperone LptM — protein MQKQSIFKRLWPLLGLIIILASCGQKGDLYLPDTTTTPSKGSH, from the coding sequence GTGCAAAAACAATCAATATTCAAACGTCTGTGGCCACTCCTCGGCCTGATTATCATTCTGGCCAGCTGTGGTCAGAAGGGTGATCTCTACCTGCCTGATACGACCACCACCCCCAGCAAAGGTTCACATTAG